The Actinomadura sp. WMMB 499 genome includes a window with the following:
- a CDS encoding ABC transporter ATP-binding protein, with translation MSSTPVIEVERLNLKYGDFHAVKDLSFQVRPGELYALLGTNGAGKTSTLETIEGHRAATSGTVRVFGRDPRDRRAVRPRMGVMLQESGFSPDLTVRESVRLIGGLTRRRDSVDRVLGVADLARKAGTKVSQLSGGEKRRLDFATAIYGGPELIFLDEPTTGLDIQSRDDLWDAVDRLRGEGSTIVLTTHYLEEAQQRADRIGLMHEGAFHREGTVAELTRTLPATIRFLLPPGAPALPMPAALERDGRFVIETHNLPKDLYALLHWAHHNGVEPQELEAGPTRLDDVFRSIGSR, from the coding sequence ATGTCCTCCACACCGGTCATCGAAGTTGAACGACTGAACCTCAAGTACGGCGACTTCCACGCCGTGAAGGACCTGTCCTTCCAGGTCCGGCCCGGGGAGCTGTACGCGCTGCTCGGCACGAACGGGGCCGGGAAGACCTCGACTCTGGAGACGATCGAGGGGCACCGCGCGGCGACCTCGGGCACCGTCCGGGTCTTCGGCCGCGACCCGCGCGACCGGCGCGCCGTCCGTCCCCGGATGGGCGTCATGCTGCAGGAGAGCGGGTTCTCCCCGGACCTGACGGTCAGGGAGTCGGTGCGGCTGATCGGCGGGCTCACCCGGCGCCGGGACAGCGTCGACCGCGTGCTCGGCGTCGCCGACCTGGCCCGCAAGGCGGGCACCAAGGTGTCCCAGCTGTCGGGCGGTGAGAAGCGGCGCCTGGACTTCGCCACCGCGATCTACGGCGGCCCCGAACTGATCTTCCTGGACGAGCCCACCACCGGCCTCGACATCCAGTCCCGCGACGACCTGTGGGACGCGGTCGACCGGCTGCGCGGGGAGGGCTCCACGATCGTCCTCACCACCCACTACCTGGAGGAGGCCCAGCAGCGCGCCGACCGCATCGGGCTCATGCACGAGGGCGCCTTCCACCGGGAGGGGACGGTCGCCGAGCTGACGCGGACCCTCCCCGCCACCATCCGCTTCCTGCTCCCGCCCGGCGCGCCCGCGCTACCGATGCCGGCCGCGCTGGAGCGCGACGGCAGGTTCGTCATCGAGACCCACAACCTGCCCAAGGACCTGTACGCGCTGCTCCACTGGGCGCACCACAACGGGGTCGAGCCGCAGGAGCTCGAGGCCGGGCCGACCCGCCTCGACGACGTCTTCCGCTCCATCGGCAGCCGCTGA
- a CDS encoding DUF389 domain-containing protein: MPARVRDRLVPAAQRRTRAELAADLELRAGDGTAKVSAFWTMLILSAVIAAAGVLADSTATVIGAMVIAPLSTPIMGLALGLVRQTRTGAGRYVLGGAAAVVAVGLLASLAVPRSYDLLSNGQISGRTSPGLADLIAAMATGLAGAVALARRDVAAVLPGVAIAVSLVPPLVVAGVCLGDGAPGLALGALVLFLSNVLCLVLAGTFIFAALGYRAAAPAARTRTRARLALGGLGLLVVVPLALSTAANYLVAAWENRVEQVADEWLAAEPGAAVTGVRTESRTFHVSVHTPGGLPPVADLLARLDGVVPDGSPVVVETTRGRTIDAGNVGS, encoded by the coding sequence ATGCCGGCGCGGGTACGGGACCGGCTGGTCCCCGCGGCGCAGCGGCGCACGCGCGCGGAACTCGCCGCCGACCTCGAGCTGCGAGCCGGGGACGGCACGGCGAAGGTCTCGGCGTTCTGGACCATGCTGATCCTGTCCGCGGTGATCGCCGCCGCCGGGGTGCTGGCCGACTCGACCGCCACGGTCATCGGCGCCATGGTCATCGCCCCGCTGTCGACGCCCATCATGGGCCTCGCGCTCGGCCTCGTGCGGCAGACCCGGACGGGCGCGGGACGGTACGTCCTCGGCGGCGCGGCCGCGGTCGTCGCCGTCGGGCTGCTGGCGTCCCTGGCGGTGCCGCGCTCCTACGACCTGCTGTCCAACGGCCAGATCTCCGGCCGCACCTCGCCCGGCCTGGCCGACCTCATCGCCGCCATGGCGACGGGCCTGGCCGGTGCCGTCGCCCTCGCCCGCCGGGACGTCGCCGCTGTCCTGCCCGGCGTCGCCATCGCCGTCTCGCTCGTCCCGCCGCTCGTCGTGGCGGGCGTCTGCCTCGGCGACGGCGCGCCCGGCCTCGCGCTCGGCGCGCTGGTGCTGTTCCTGTCCAACGTCCTGTGCCTCGTCCTGGCCGGGACGTTCATCTTCGCCGCCCTCGGCTACCGCGCGGCCGCACCGGCCGCCCGCACCCGGACCCGCGCCCGCCTCGCGCTCGGCGGGCTCGGCCTGCTCGTCGTCGTCCCGCTGGCCCTCAGCACGGCGGCGAACTACCTGGTCGCCGCCTGGGAGAACCGGGTGGAGCAGGTCGCCGACGAGTGGCTCGCCGCCGAGCCGGGCGCCGCCGTCACCGGCGTCCGGACCGAGTCCAGGACCTTCCACGTCTCCGTCCACACACCCGGCGGCCTGCCACCGGTCGCGGACCTGCTGGCCCGCCTGGACGGCGTCGTCCCCGACGGCTCGCCGGTGGTCGTGGAGACGACGCGCGGCCGGACGATCGACGCCGGGAACGTCGGGTCCTGA
- a CDS encoding alkyl/aryl-sulfatase — protein MDALPPFEDRTDFANAARGFVGTASQPEITDASGRTVWDLDAYAFLDAECPDTANPSLWRQSRLAAMHGLYQVADGLYQVRGFDLSNVSFIEGGRGVIVVDPLLSTECAAAALALYREHRGDRPVSAVVYTHSHADHFGGVRGVLPDAADVPVIAPAGFLEHAVAENVYAGTAMNRRSIYMYGAELPKSPTGQIGAGLGPTTSTGTISLIEPTLSITETGQEEIVDGVRIVFQLTPGTEAPAEMNFALPDRRVLCMAENAVHNLHNVLTLRGALVRDPRVWARYLTEAIELFAAGSDVLFASHHWPTWGTAELTTFLTQQRDLYAYLHDQTLRMLNQGYTGAEIAERIELPPALERAWHCRGYYGSVSHNVKAIYQRYMGWFDGNPAHLWELPPEESARKHVEFMGGARTVLPKARAAFEAGETRWAAQVLNYVVFADPSDTEARELLAEVYDTLGRGSENGTWRNFYLQGAAELRGRKPAGTLDSASPDVMTALSVEQIFDSLAIRVDGPRARDARLTIDWNLTDLKEEVRLGLANGVLTQSHAHDGTLADLTVTLTKPQLLRTVAAQSLDGVQTAGDRGAFATLIGLLDDADRDFDIVTP, from the coding sequence GTGGACGCACTCCCGCCGTTCGAGGACCGGACCGACTTCGCGAACGCCGCCCGCGGGTTCGTCGGGACGGCGTCGCAGCCGGAGATCACCGACGCGTCCGGGCGGACCGTCTGGGACCTGGACGCCTACGCGTTCCTCGACGCGGAATGCCCGGACACGGCGAACCCGAGCCTGTGGCGGCAGTCGCGGCTCGCGGCCATGCACGGGCTCTACCAGGTGGCCGACGGCCTGTACCAGGTGCGCGGCTTCGACCTGTCGAACGTCTCGTTCATCGAGGGCGGGCGGGGCGTCATCGTCGTCGACCCGCTGCTGTCCACCGAGTGCGCGGCGGCCGCCCTGGCGCTCTACCGGGAGCACCGGGGCGACCGCCCGGTCAGCGCGGTCGTCTACACCCACTCGCACGCCGACCACTTCGGCGGCGTCCGCGGGGTGCTCCCGGACGCCGCGGACGTCCCGGTGATCGCCCCGGCCGGTTTCCTCGAGCACGCCGTCGCGGAGAACGTCTACGCGGGCACCGCGATGAACCGCCGGTCGATCTACATGTACGGCGCCGAGCTGCCGAAGAGCCCCACCGGGCAGATCGGCGCCGGTCTCGGCCCGACGACCTCCACCGGCACGATCTCGCTCATCGAGCCGACCCTGTCGATCACCGAGACCGGCCAGGAGGAGATCGTCGACGGCGTCCGGATCGTGTTCCAGCTGACGCCGGGAACCGAGGCGCCGGCGGAGATGAACTTCGCCCTCCCCGACCGGCGGGTGCTGTGCATGGCCGAGAACGCCGTGCACAACCTGCACAACGTGCTGACGCTGCGCGGCGCGCTCGTCCGCGACCCGCGCGTCTGGGCCCGCTACCTGACGGAGGCGATCGAGCTGTTCGCCGCCGGCTCGGACGTGCTGTTCGCCTCGCACCACTGGCCCACCTGGGGGACGGCCGAGCTGACCACGTTCCTGACCCAGCAGCGCGACCTGTACGCCTACCTGCACGACCAGACGCTGCGGATGCTCAACCAGGGGTACACGGGCGCCGAGATCGCCGAGCGGATCGAGCTGCCGCCCGCGCTGGAACGCGCGTGGCACTGCCGCGGCTACTACGGTTCGGTCTCCCACAACGTCAAGGCCATCTACCAGCGGTACATGGGCTGGTTCGACGGCAACCCCGCCCACCTGTGGGAACTGCCCCCGGAGGAGTCGGCCAGGAAGCACGTCGAGTTCATGGGCGGCGCCCGGACCGTCCTGCCCAAGGCCAGGGCCGCCTTCGAGGCGGGCGAGACGCGGTGGGCCGCGCAGGTCCTCAACTACGTCGTCTTCGCCGACCCGTCCGACACCGAGGCCCGCGAACTCCTCGCCGAGGTCTACGACACGCTCGGCCGGGGCAGCGAGAACGGCACCTGGCGGAACTTCTACCTGCAGGGCGCGGCCGAACTCCGCGGCCGCAAGCCCGCCGGCACGCTCGACAGCGCGTCCCCGGACGTCATGACGGCGCTGAGCGTCGAGCAGATCTTCGACTCCCTCGCCATCCGCGTCGACGGCCCCCGCGCCCGGGACGCCCGCCTCACCATCGACTGGAACCTCACCGACCTGAAGGAGGAGGTCAGGCTCGGCCTCGCCAACGGCGTCCTCACCCAGTCCCACGCGCACGACGGCACGCTCGCCGACCTCACCGTCACCCTGACGAAGCCGCAGCTGCTCCGGACGGTCGCCGCGCAGAGCCTGGACGGCGTCCAGACCGCCGGCGACCGCGGGGCGTTCGCCACGCTGATCGGCCTGCTCGACGACGCCGATCGCGACTTCGACATCGTCACTCCCTGA
- a CDS encoding GPP34 family phosphoprotein, with the protein MQTLPQRLYLLCYTVDKSKFEAVDLQGRGQLLRAGALAELAFTGLLGTGEGKVVRLDAPPPADPFLADVWRDLPPDKPAKWLEFLHAKAHTAERPVRDQLVAAGAVTPPAKRTWSPLGSHKVTVNDPESVLALQRRARTAVLAYPDPAAVPPDELAMAVLATECEVTTVLTGKERREHKRTLKALAARFDDAVPGLRRALRDSFLSSRGTGGGWGR; encoded by the coding sequence ATGCAGACCCTGCCGCAGCGCCTCTACCTGCTCTGCTACACCGTCGACAAGAGCAAGTTCGAAGCCGTCGACCTCCAGGGACGCGGACAGCTCCTGCGCGCGGGCGCGCTGGCCGAGCTCGCGTTCACCGGACTGCTCGGCACCGGCGAGGGGAAGGTCGTCCGGCTGGACGCCCCGCCGCCCGCAGACCCCTTCCTCGCCGACGTGTGGCGCGACCTTCCCCCGGACAAGCCCGCGAAGTGGCTGGAGTTCCTGCACGCCAAGGCGCACACGGCCGAGCGGCCCGTCCGCGACCAGCTCGTCGCGGCCGGAGCGGTCACGCCCCCGGCCAAGCGGACCTGGTCGCCGCTCGGCTCCCACAAGGTCACCGTCAACGACCCCGAGTCCGTGCTCGCCCTCCAGCGGCGGGCGCGCACGGCGGTGCTCGCCTACCCCGACCCGGCGGCCGTCCCCCCGGACGAGCTGGCGATGGCCGTGCTCGCCACCGAATGCGAGGTGACCACCGTGCTCACCGGGAAGGAGCGCCGCGAGCACAAACGCACCCTCAAGGCGCTCGCCGCCCGCTTCGACGACGCCGTCCCCGGGCTGCGCAGGGCGCTGCGCGACTCGTTCCTGTCGAGCCGGGGCACCGGGGGCGGCTGGGGCCGATGA
- a CDS encoding response regulator transcription factor, producing the protein MIRVLIADDQHLVRMGLRMLCDSATDVTVVGEAADGHRAVALAARLAPDVVLMDLRMPGLDGAAATERIVAARPDARVLALTTFGDDDHLYPALAAGARGFLLKSAPPEELLDALRRASAGGTPFSQEVLGRLVERAVRARTDPQALPDLTPREREVLVLVAAGLSNQEVAARLHVGVTTVKTHVAALLAKTGCPNRIRLAVFAVRAGLAPG; encoded by the coding sequence GTGATCCGGGTCCTGATCGCCGACGACCAGCACCTCGTCCGGATGGGCCTGCGGATGCTCTGCGACTCGGCGACCGACGTGACGGTCGTCGGCGAGGCGGCCGACGGGCACCGGGCGGTGGCGCTGGCCGCGCGGCTGGCCCCGGACGTCGTCCTGATGGACCTGCGGATGCCGGGACTGGACGGCGCCGCGGCCACCGAGCGGATCGTGGCGGCGCGGCCGGACGCCCGCGTGCTGGCGCTCACCACGTTCGGCGACGACGACCACCTGTACCCGGCGCTGGCCGCGGGGGCCCGCGGGTTCCTGCTCAAGAGCGCGCCGCCGGAGGAGCTGCTGGACGCGCTGCGGCGGGCGTCCGCGGGCGGCACCCCGTTCAGCCAGGAGGTCCTCGGACGGCTGGTCGAACGCGCGGTGCGCGCCCGCACCGATCCGCAAGCCCTCCCGGACCTCACCCCGCGCGAGCGCGAGGTGCTGGTGCTGGTCGCCGCCGGGCTGTCCAACCAGGAGGTCGCCGCGCGCCTGCACGTGGGGGTGACCACGGTGAAGACGCACGTCGCGGCGCTGCTCGCCAAGACCGGCTGCCCGAACCGGATCCGCCTCGCGGTGTTCGCCGTCCGCGCCGGCCTGGCCCCCGGCTGA
- a CDS encoding sensor histidine kinase yields the protein MFAERAEALAARRFVPLRSAAVAVLAAGDLALMHRPAGAADWTLVAAALGTYAAAARLPVPAVTALAVLLGIAEATGSAVVWPVKGMLAIALFELAVRRPPAELAAGAGAFVLAVACGWAGDPLGETGPALFRVAVFLTVLLLAGAYLRSARAAARAAGERAAAQARAARAAERTAIARELHDLVAHHVSSMVLRVGVARHVLPGSDPAVREVLDDLHATGTAALDDLGRLVSVLRDPATVRDEPPPLEPAALPAALHRAVERCRAAGPAVEASIDPAVAGLDAMRGVTLLRLVQEGLANAARHAGPGATVRLSARVEGAAVRLVIADDGGGGPAPDGHGLAGMRERVGLLGGAFAAGPDGPGWRLSAELPSSAVPPSVVRP from the coding sequence GTGTTCGCCGAACGGGCCGAGGCCCTCGCCGCGCGCCGGTTCGTCCCGCTGCGCTCCGCCGCGGTCGCCGTCCTGGCGGCCGGTGACCTGGCGCTCATGCACCGGCCCGCGGGCGCCGCCGACTGGACGCTCGTGGCCGCCGCGCTCGGGACGTACGCGGCGGCCGCGCGGCTGCCGGTACCCGCCGTGACCGCGCTGGCGGTGCTGCTGGGCATCGCCGAGGCGACGGGGTCGGCGGTGGTCTGGCCGGTGAAGGGGATGCTGGCGATCGCGCTGTTCGAGCTGGCGGTGCGGCGCCCGCCCGCCGAGCTCGCGGCGGGCGCGGGCGCGTTCGTGCTCGCGGTCGCGTGCGGCTGGGCCGGCGACCCGCTCGGGGAGACCGGGCCCGCGCTGTTCCGCGTCGCGGTCTTCCTGACGGTGCTGCTGCTGGCGGGGGCCTACCTCCGGTCGGCGCGGGCGGCGGCGCGGGCGGCCGGGGAGCGGGCGGCGGCGCAGGCGCGCGCGGCGCGGGCCGCCGAGCGCACCGCGATCGCCCGCGAGCTGCACGACCTGGTCGCGCATCACGTGTCGTCCATGGTCCTGCGCGTCGGGGTGGCCCGGCACGTCCTGCCGGGCTCCGATCCCGCCGTCCGCGAGGTCCTGGACGATCTGCACGCCACCGGCACCGCCGCGCTGGACGATCTGGGGCGCCTGGTGTCGGTGCTGCGCGATCCGGCGACCGTGCGGGACGAGCCGCCGCCGCTCGAACCGGCCGCGCTGCCCGCCGCGCTCCACCGCGCCGTCGAGCGGTGCCGCGCGGCGGGCCCGGCGGTCGAGGCGTCGATCGACCCCGCGGTGGCGGGGCTGGACGCGATGCGGGGCGTCACCCTGCTGCGGCTGGTGCAGGAGGGCCTCGCGAACGCCGCCCGGCACGCCGGGCCCGGCGCGACCGTCCGGCTGTCGGCGCGGGTGGAGGGCGCCGCCGTCCGGCTGGTGATCGCCGACGACGGCGGTGGCGGCCCGGCCCCGGACGGGCACGGGCTGGCCGGCATGCGCGAGCGCGTCGGCCTGCTCGGCGGCGCGTTCGCGGCGGGCCCGGACGGGCCCGGCTGGCGGCTGTCGGCGGAGCTGCCGTCCTCGGCGGTGCCGCCCTCGGTGGTGCGGCCGTGA
- a CDS encoding alcohol dehydrogenase catalytic domain-containing protein — protein sequence MRATYMYGAGDVRVVDVPDAKIERPADALVRVVVACVCGSDLHPYRAAPAGAGGEPMGHEFIGVVEETGAEVTAVAPGDLVIAPFAYSDGTCEFCQTGLQTSCPHGGFFAGAQAEAVRVPFADATLVKAPVGADSPLLPSLLTLSDVYGTGHHAAVRAGVGAGDTVTVIGDGAVGLLAVLAAERLGAERIVLMGRHKDRTDLGREFGATDVVAERGEEGIERVRELTGGLGSPVVIEAVGLLPAYEQAFGAVRPGGVISRVGVPQYEDAPVGFGSLFGPNVTLTGGPAPARAYIEALMPAVLDGTVDPGRVFDRTVSLDGVPDGYRAMDERRALKVLVRP from the coding sequence ATGCGAGCCACCTACATGTACGGGGCGGGCGACGTGCGCGTCGTCGACGTCCCCGACGCGAAGATCGAACGTCCGGCGGACGCCCTGGTCCGCGTGGTCGTGGCGTGCGTGTGCGGCAGCGACCTGCACCCGTACCGCGCCGCGCCCGCCGGCGCGGGGGGCGAGCCGATGGGGCACGAGTTCATCGGCGTGGTCGAGGAGACCGGCGCCGAGGTGACGGCCGTGGCGCCCGGCGACCTGGTGATCGCGCCGTTCGCCTACTCCGACGGCACCTGCGAGTTCTGCCAGACGGGGCTCCAGACGTCCTGCCCGCACGGCGGCTTCTTCGCCGGGGCCCAGGCCGAGGCGGTGCGGGTGCCGTTCGCCGACGCGACCCTGGTCAAGGCGCCGGTCGGAGCGGATTCTCCGCTGCTGCCGTCGCTGCTGACCCTGTCGGACGTCTACGGCACCGGCCACCACGCGGCCGTCCGGGCCGGCGTGGGCGCGGGCGACACCGTCACCGTGATCGGCGACGGGGCCGTCGGGCTGCTCGCCGTGCTCGCCGCCGAGCGCCTGGGCGCCGAGCGGATCGTGCTGATGGGACGGCACAAGGACCGCACCGACCTGGGCCGCGAATTCGGCGCCACCGACGTGGTCGCCGAGCGCGGCGAGGAGGGGATCGAGCGGGTCCGCGAACTGACCGGCGGGCTCGGCAGCCCGGTCGTCATCGAGGCGGTCGGCCTCCTGCCCGCCTACGAGCAGGCTTTCGGCGCCGTCCGTCCCGGCGGCGTGATCAGCCGGGTCGGGGTGCCGCAGTACGAGGACGCGCCGGTCGGTTTCGGCAGCCTCTTCGGCCCGAACGTGACGCTGACCGGCGGGCCCGCACCGGCCCGCGCCTACATCGAGGCGCTGATGCCGGCCGTCCTCGACGGCACCGTCGACCCGGGCCGCGTGTTCGACCGGACCGTCTCCCTGGACGGCGTCCCGGACGGCTACCGGGCGATGGACGAGCGCCGCGCGCTCAAGGTGCTCGTCCGTCCCTGA
- a CDS encoding peptide synthetase has translation MITEQGRIVRPLGAFERTIDFYMHRNPVQFSLVAELDGRVSPASAAAALAVLRDRHPLLGVAVDRTAPRAVFRTAGDAIPVEVAAAGTPWRSVVAAEQTRPIPPAPGPLARAVLVPRETGCAVVLTFAHQIADGVGGLRALLDLVAILGGAPPAPAAGGVPETQEDLLARVGGTADAAGAATDGAFPENDARMNAAGELVPFAGRVPHVDALALDRGPTARLVERARAEGASVHAALCAAAATVFHRRGREFVRVLSPVDLRRAAGLPDDVAVRFTGARTASVAGDARGFWALARAARASLVRQRAPHALVAGSAALAERPPAGPGDAEAMMAAATAADVQITNLGAVDPDGPGPDGLTALWGPAQITQLSGEHVLGVVTSGGRLRMTELTHDPVAAFVPDMAAVLAEACAAGTAP, from the coding sequence ATGATCACCGAACAGGGACGAATCGTCCGGCCGCTGGGCGCGTTCGAGCGGACCATCGACTTCTACATGCACCGCAACCCCGTCCAGTTCTCGCTGGTCGCGGAGCTGGACGGCCGGGTGTCCCCGGCGAGCGCGGCCGCGGCGCTGGCGGTGCTGCGGGACCGGCACCCGCTGCTCGGCGTCGCTGTCGACCGCACCGCGCCCAGGGCCGTCTTCCGGACGGCCGGGGACGCGATCCCGGTCGAGGTCGCCGCCGCGGGCACCCCGTGGCGGTCCGTCGTCGCCGCCGAGCAGACGCGGCCGATCCCACCGGCCCCCGGGCCGCTGGCGCGCGCCGTGCTGGTCCCGCGCGAGACGGGCTGCGCCGTGGTGCTGACGTTCGCGCACCAGATCGCCGACGGCGTCGGCGGCCTGCGGGCCCTGCTGGACCTGGTGGCGATCCTCGGCGGCGCGCCCCCCGCGCCCGCCGCCGGCGGCGTCCCGGAGACCCAGGAAGACCTCCTCGCCCGCGTCGGCGGGACGGCCGACGCCGCCGGAGCCGCCACCGACGGCGCCTTCCCGGAGAACGACGCGCGCATGAACGCCGCCGGAGAGCTCGTCCCGTTCGCCGGGCGGGTGCCGCACGTCGACGCGCTCGCCCTGGACCGGGGGCCGACCGCCCGGCTCGTCGAACGCGCCCGCGCGGAGGGCGCGTCCGTGCACGCGGCGCTCTGCGCCGCGGCCGCGACGGTGTTCCACCGGCGCGGGCGGGAGTTCGTCCGGGTCCTCAGCCCGGTGGACCTGCGCCGCGCGGCCGGGCTGCCGGACGACGTCGCCGTCCGGTTCACAGGGGCCCGGACGGCGAGCGTCGCGGGGGACGCGCGCGGCTTCTGGGCGCTCGCCCGCGCCGCCCGCGCCTCCCTCGTCCGGCAGCGCGCGCCGCACGCGCTGGTCGCCGGCTCGGCCGCGCTCGCCGAGCGTCCCCCGGCGGGTCCGGGGGACGCGGAGGCGATGATGGCGGCGGCCACCGCGGCCGACGTCCAGATCACCAACCTGGGCGCCGTGGACCCGGACGGGCCGGGACCGGACGGCCTCACCGCCCTGTGGGGCCCGGCGCAGATCACCCAGCTGAGCGGCGAGCACGTGCTCGGCGTCGTCACCTCCGGCGGACGGCTGCGCATGACGGAGCTGACCCATGATCCCGTCGCGGCGTTCGTCCCGGACATGGCCGCCGTGCTGGCCGAAGCCTGCGCCGCCGGGACCGCGCCGTAG
- a CDS encoding helix-turn-helix domain-containing protein — protein MGMSDHRAEAREFLSSRRARITPAQAGLPAYGGNRRVKGLRREEVAMLAGVSVDYYIRMERGNLAGASDDVLDALARALRLDEAEREHLFALARSAGPGRRRRAAPPTTVRPTVQHVLDAIADAPAWVRNGRHDILALNRLGRALYAPVLADPRRPANTTRFIYLDPAARDFFVDWERVADDAAAMLRLEAGRAPHDQALIELVGELSTRSEIFRQRWASHDVQFHRSGRKRLRHPVVGQLDLDFESMELPSEPGLVLNVYTAPPDSPTADGLKMLASWAAGEAEDQARAPGKA, from the coding sequence ATGGGCATGTCCGACCACCGCGCCGAGGCCCGCGAGTTCCTCAGCTCCCGGCGGGCCCGCATCACCCCCGCGCAGGCGGGCCTTCCCGCGTACGGCGGGAACCGCCGCGTCAAGGGCCTGCGGCGGGAAGAGGTCGCGATGCTGGCCGGCGTGTCCGTCGACTACTACATCCGGATGGAGCGCGGGAACCTCGCGGGCGCCTCCGACGACGTCCTGGACGCCCTGGCGCGGGCGCTCCGGCTCGACGAGGCCGAGCGCGAGCACCTGTTCGCGCTCGCCCGCAGCGCGGGCCCGGGACGCCGCCGCCGGGCGGCACCGCCCACGACCGTGCGGCCCACCGTCCAGCACGTCCTCGACGCCATCGCCGACGCCCCCGCGTGGGTCCGCAACGGCCGCCACGACATCCTGGCGTTGAACCGTCTGGGCCGCGCCCTCTACGCGCCGGTCCTGGCGGACCCGCGCCGCCCGGCGAACACCACCCGGTTCATCTACCTCGACCCGGCGGCGCGCGACTTCTTCGTCGACTGGGAGCGCGTCGCCGACGACGCCGCGGCGATGCTCCGACTGGAGGCCGGACGGGCCCCGCACGATCAGGCGCTCATCGAGCTCGTCGGCGAGCTGTCGACCCGCAGCGAGATCTTCCGGCAGCGCTGGGCGTCGCACGACGTCCAGTTCCACCGCAGCGGCCGCAAGCGGCTGCGCCACCCCGTCGTCGGGCAGCTCGACCTCGACTTCGAGTCGATGGAGCTGCCGTCCGAGCCCGGGCTCGTCCTCAACGTCTACACCGCCCCGCCCGACTCCCCCACCGCGGACGGCCTCAAGATGCTCGCGAGCTGGGCCGCCGGCGAGGCGGAGGACCAGGCCCGGGCCCCCGGCAAGGCCTGA
- a CDS encoding ABC transporter permease, with product MLSIALSELIQIFRNRLVLVTSMVMPVAVSAYFIHQHEVFAELGSLGYIAAIMMFTVGAFGLYATTVTTLASRRQNLFLKRLRSTAAGDAGILSGLLLPVTLISLVQVAVLLAVLGVVTQAPADPALLVAAVLATAAMMIGLGLATAGLTNSPEHAQVTTLPVSLGVIAVATWVGITGTEDLALLKRLLPGGAATELAVNAWNGGVPAADSLILLAPTLAWVVVAIALASRLFNWEPRR from the coding sequence ATGCTCTCCATCGCGCTCAGCGAGCTGATCCAGATCTTCCGGAACCGCCTGGTGCTGGTCACCAGCATGGTGATGCCCGTGGCGGTCAGCGCCTACTTCATCCACCAGCACGAGGTCTTCGCCGAACTGGGCAGCCTCGGCTACATCGCGGCGATCATGATGTTCACCGTCGGGGCGTTCGGGCTCTACGCCACCACGGTGACCACGCTCGCCTCCCGCCGCCAGAACCTGTTCCTCAAGCGGCTGCGCTCCACCGCCGCCGGCGACGCCGGCATCCTGTCCGGGCTGCTGCTCCCGGTCACGCTCATCTCGCTGGTCCAGGTCGCCGTGCTGCTGGCCGTGCTCGGCGTGGTCACGCAGGCCCCCGCCGACCCGGCGCTGCTGGTGGCGGCCGTCCTGGCCACGGCGGCGATGATGATCGGGCTCGGGCTGGCCACGGCCGGGCTGACGAACTCGCCCGAGCACGCGCAGGTGACCACGCTGCCCGTCAGCCTCGGCGTCATCGCCGTCGCGACCTGGGTGGGGATCACCGGCACCGAGGACCTCGCCCTCCTCAAGCGGCTGCTCCCCGGCGGCGCGGCCACCGAACTGGCCGTCAACGCCTGGAACGGCGGTGTCCCCGCCGCCGACTCCCTCATCCTGCTCGCCCCCACGCTGGCCTGGGTCGTCGTCGCCATCGCCCTGGCTTCCCGGCTCTTCAACTGGGAACCCCGTCGGTGA